One Candidatus Krumholzibacteriia bacterium DNA segment encodes these proteins:
- a CDS encoding cytochrome b N-terminal domain-containing protein — translation MTPEFGTGKSSGTAARVFAWVDERFHISPLLDYMRHKQVPVHRDTLWYYMGGVSLFLFMVQVASGILLVLYYKPDEASAFESVRFISTKVSFGWLIRSVHSWSANLMVFFVFVHMFSTFFTRAYKKPRELTWMTGFVMLVLVMGFGFTGYLLPWNELAFFATKVGTDIAGAVPLIGNATKILLRGGEDVTGATLTRFYAIHIALLPAIFTAILGIHLLFVQRQGMHEPESVQKLPPERRKMMPFFPNFLLRDTLLWLMVLNMLLFLAVFFPWELGEKADPFASAPQGIRPEWYFMFMFQTLKLLPGHVWFMEGEVLGIMAFMVMGLAWMLVPFWEMKRRPDGRARPITIIGVVGIIYMVVLTIWGYLV, via the coding sequence ATGACGCCCGAATTCGGCACCGGCAAGTCCAGTGGCACCGCGGCAAGGGTGTTCGCCTGGGTCGACGAGCGCTTCCACATATCGCCCCTGCTCGATTACATGCGCCACAAGCAGGTGCCGGTGCACCGCGACACCTTGTGGTACTACATGGGTGGCGTGTCGTTGTTTCTCTTCATGGTGCAGGTTGCGTCCGGCATTCTGCTGGTCCTGTACTACAAGCCGGATGAGGCCAGCGCGTTCGAGAGCGTGCGCTTCATCAGTACCAAGGTGTCGTTCGGCTGGCTGATTCGTTCTGTGCACAGCTGGTCGGCCAACTTGATGGTGTTCTTTGTCTTTGTGCACATGTTCAGCACCTTCTTCACCCGCGCGTACAAGAAGCCGCGCGAGCTCACCTGGATGACCGGTTTCGTGATGTTGGTGCTGGTGATGGGCTTCGGCTTCACCGGGTACCTGCTGCCCTGGAACGAACTGGCGTTCTTTGCCACCAAGGTGGGAACCGACATCGCGGGGGCGGTGCCGCTGATCGGCAACGCCACCAAGATCCTGCTGCGCGGTGGTGAGGACGTTACCGGCGCCACGCTGACGCGCTTCTACGCCATCCACATCGCGCTGCTCCCGGCCATCTTCACCGCCATCCTCGGCATCCACCTTCTGTTCGTGCAGCGGCAGGGCATGCACGAGCCGGAAAGCGTGCAGAAGCTGCCGCCCGAGCGCAGGAAGATGATGCCGTTCTTTCCCAACTTCCTCCTGCGCGACACGCTGCTGTGGCTGATGGTGCTCAACATGCTGTTGTTCCTGGCGGTGTTCTTTCCGTGGGAGCTGGGCGAGAAGGCGGATCCGTTCGCGTCGGCGCCGCAGGGAATCCGCCCGGAGTGGTATTTCATGTTCATGTTCCAGACCCTCAAGCTCCTCCCGGGCCACGTGTGGTTCATGGAGGGCGAGGTGCTGGGCATCATGGCGTTCATGGTGATGGGGCTCGCGTGGATGCTGGTTCCGTTCTGGGAGATGAAGCGGCGCCCCGACGGGCGCGCGCGCCCGATCACAATCATTGGCGTGGTGGGAATCATTTATATGGTCGTGCTGACCATCTGGGGCTACCTGGTATGA
- a CDS encoding cytochrome c3 family protein gives MRNRLRFAWVALALCAATMAVTPAARADEDEERAAGRESAAVDHCVACHTEEDLLPEGHLAADVHMKPGLSCAGCHGGDPASDDEEIAMSPAAGFRGVPSKKDIPAFCGRCHSDIGFMRAYQPRIPTDQVGQYFTSVHGQRLKEGDKKVADCTSCHSSHGILPASDTRSTVHALNVPATCGHCHGDADYMASYGIPTDQLSKFAGSVHGVALLENQDTGAPACNDCHGNHGATPPGISSIGQVCGHCHVNNMQYFTDSAMGRAFVEEGYHGCEECHGNHAVDKTSDTMVGTGEGSVCLDCHADGDTGFEAAGAIHSELTQLDALYGDALAAQENVQRIGMDDVEIAFMLQEAHQSLIQARTLVHTFDPERVKTKTDEGVEKAKGALDAAAEQVKDHQVRRRGFGLATLFTTVLALALFLWIRQMEANA, from the coding sequence ATGAGAAACCGGCTTCGATTCGCATGGGTGGCGCTGGCGCTGTGCGCCGCTACGATGGCCGTGACGCCCGCCGCGCGCGCCGACGAAGACGAGGAGCGCGCCGCCGGACGTGAATCCGCTGCCGTCGACCACTGCGTCGCCTGCCACACCGAGGAAGACTTGCTGCCGGAGGGTCATCTGGCGGCGGACGTGCACATGAAGCCGGGGCTCTCCTGTGCCGGCTGCCACGGCGGCGATCCGGCGTCGGACGACGAGGAGATCGCCATGTCCCCGGCGGCGGGCTTCCGCGGGGTGCCGTCCAAGAAGGACATCCCCGCGTTCTGCGGCCGCTGTCATTCGGACATCGGCTTCATGCGCGCCTATCAGCCGCGCATTCCCACCGACCAGGTCGGCCAGTACTTTACCAGTGTGCACGGACAGCGCCTCAAGGAAGGTGACAAGAAAGTTGCCGATTGCACGAGTTGCCACTCGTCGCACGGCATTTTGCCAGCCAGCGACACGCGATCCACCGTGCACGCGCTGAATGTCCCCGCCACCTGCGGCCACTGCCACGGCGACGCCGACTACATGGCGTCGTACGGCATACCCACCGATCAGCTGTCGAAATTCGCCGGCAGTGTGCACGGGGTGGCGTTGCTCGAGAACCAGGACACCGGAGCGCCGGCGTGCAACGACTGCCACGGCAACCACGGCGCCACGCCACCCGGGATCTCTTCCATCGGCCAGGTGTGCGGGCACTGCCACGTCAACAACATGCAGTACTTCACCGACTCGGCCATGGGGCGGGCCTTCGTGGAGGAGGGCTACCACGGTTGTGAGGAATGTCACGGCAACCACGCTGTGGACAAGACGTCGGACACGATGGTGGGAACGGGGGAGGGCTCTGTGTGTCTCGACTGTCACGCGGACGGGGACACCGGTTTCGAGGCCGCGGGCGCCATCCACAGCGAACTGACGCAACTCGACGCGCTCTACGGAGACGCCCTCGCCGCGCAGGAGAACGTGCAACGCATCGGCATGGATGACGTGGAGATTGCGTTCATGCTCCAGGAGGCGCACCAGAGTCTCATTCAGGCACGAACGCTGGTTCACACCTTCGACCCGGAACGCGTGAAGACGAAGACCGATGAGGGCGTGGAGAAGGCGAAGGGCGCGCTCGATGCTGCCGCCGAACAGGTGAAGGATCATCAGGTGCGCCGCCGCGGGTTCGGGCTGGCGACGCTGTTTACCACCGTGCTCGCGCTTGCGCTGTTCCTGTGGATCCGGCAGATGGAGGCGAATGCATAG
- a CDS encoding PA14 domain-containing protein, which translates to MKNRRLQLFAMVIALAALASPLRAQMEVSPAPSGGSSNQVISVPIQLNNPSAAPVDAFGFVLSYPANLLTFQSVSTAGTLTAGWFAVTGQEAAPGTVNVGGFHTTATTGSGVLLEAVFIVRTNVLGSGNVSLASFVDDLAGANTSGATFVASVAPGAAGLLGEYYDNIDFTGTLLTRIDPVVNFDWANGSPDPSMGIDNFSVRWTGWLQPDFTETYTFYTQTDDGVRLWVNNQQVINSWVDQSVTERSGTIALTAGSLVPVRMEFYERGGQAVARLLWSSATVEKQTIPAGRMLAAACAQGVGDVNGNGQLGADDVACAFDVFLAGQSLSGGCNYQNYACELVSADVNCDGQVTPADAQAIEQRRATTLLPAACFAQASPPPAGAPYQIGLLQTVVDDGGTQRLCISVSVQDAAGLDAFGARLLFPGAELSFQRAEAAFATGGWFAVDAAGAGPGAVLLGGFDAFTEAPAGPAELVRLYFDFLGTPGPVGGLSMTDFVDDFTGSSMGGVTGAGATPLPGTRLLPNHPNPFNPVTRIPYRIAGPAGVPVAVRLAVYDVRGALVRVLVDAGQAPGTYAVSWDGRTQRGEPAASGVYVCTMRAGGFTASRRMVLLK; encoded by the coding sequence ATGAAGAACCGTCGTCTGCAACTGTTCGCGATGGTGATCGCACTGGCCGCGCTGGCGTCTCCGCTACGCGCCCAGATGGAAGTCTCTCCGGCGCCGTCCGGCGGGTCCAGCAACCAGGTCATCAGCGTGCCCATTCAATTGAACAATCCGTCGGCCGCGCCGGTGGACGCGTTCGGCTTCGTGCTCAGCTACCCGGCGAACCTGCTCACCTTCCAGTCCGTGTCGACGGCGGGCACGCTCACCGCCGGCTGGTTCGCGGTGACCGGCCAGGAAGCGGCCCCCGGCACGGTGAACGTGGGCGGCTTCCACACCACCGCCACCACCGGCAGCGGGGTGCTGCTGGAAGCGGTCTTCATAGTAAGAACCAACGTGCTCGGCTCCGGCAACGTTTCGCTGGCGTCGTTCGTGGACGACCTCGCGGGTGCGAACACGAGCGGCGCGACCTTCGTGGCTTCGGTAGCGCCCGGGGCGGCGGGACTGCTGGGCGAGTACTACGACAACATCGATTTCACCGGCACACTGCTGACGCGCATCGATCCGGTGGTCAACTTCGACTGGGCCAACGGCTCGCCCGATCCGTCCATGGGGATCGACAACTTCTCCGTCCGTTGGACGGGGTGGCTGCAGCCCGACTTCACCGAGACCTATACCTTCTACACCCAGACCGACGATGGCGTACGCCTGTGGGTGAACAACCAGCAGGTCATCAACTCGTGGGTCGACCAGTCCGTCACCGAGCGCAGCGGGACCATCGCGCTCACGGCCGGAAGCCTGGTGCCGGTCCGCATGGAGTTCTACGAACGGGGCGGGCAGGCGGTGGCGCGCCTGCTGTGGTCGTCGGCAACAGTGGAGAAGCAGACCATCCCCGCCGGGCGCATGCTGGCGGCAGCGTGCGCGCAGGGAGTGGGCGACGTGAACGGCAACGGCCAGCTGGGCGCCGACGACGTGGCCTGTGCCTTTGACGTGTTCCTCGCCGGACAATCGCTCTCGGGCGGCTGCAACTACCAGAACTACGCGTGCGAGCTGGTCTCCGCGGACGTGAACTGCGACGGACAGGTGACACCCGCCGACGCGCAGGCCATCGAGCAACGGCGCGCAACCACGCTGCTGCCGGCGGCGTGCTTCGCACAGGCGAGCCCGCCCCCGGCGGGTGCGCCCTACCAGATCGGGCTCTTGCAGACGGTGGTCGACGACGGCGGCACCCAGCGCCTGTGCATCAGTGTGTCGGTGCAGGACGCGGCCGGGCTGGACGCCTTCGGCGCGCGACTGTTGTTCCCGGGCGCGGAACTCTCCTTCCAGCGCGCCGAGGCGGCGTTCGCCACCGGCGGCTGGTTCGCGGTCGACGCGGCCGGCGCGGGCCCCGGCGCGGTGCTGCTGGGCGGCTTCGACGCCTTCACAGAGGCCCCCGCGGGCCCCGCCGAACTGGTGCGCCTCTACTTCGACTTCCTGGGAACGCCGGGCCCGGTGGGCGGCCTGTCGATGACCGACTTCGTGGACGACTTCACCGGCTCGAGCATGGGTGGTGTGACCGGTGCGGGCGCGACACCGCTCCCCGGGACCCGGTTGCTTCCCAATCACCCCAACCCCTTCAATCCCGTCACCCGGATTCCCTACCGCATTGCCGGTCCCGCCGGCGTGCCGGTTGCGGTGCGCCTTGCGGTGTACGACGTGCGCGGCGCCCTGGTGCGCGTGCTGGTGGACGCCGGGCAGGCACCGGGAACATACGCCGTGTCGTGGGATGGCCGCACGCAGCGTGGCGAACCGGCCGCATCCGGTGTGTACGTATGCACGATGCGCGCGGGCGGCTTCACCGCGTCACGCCGCATGGTGCTTCTGAAGTAA